A stretch of DNA from Oryza brachyantha chromosome 9, ObraRS2, whole genome shotgun sequence:
ctccctccatgtgcTAATGTATAAATGAACTAGccaacgtcatataaaaaaaattggagggagtaataagaTCTCATTGTGAATTGGCATGTCTAAGTAGTTCATGGTTTCAAAATCTTTCAATTGGTTTTTAGACTTTTAGGCATATTTTGTTGATTTGGTGATTTTTATGGATACTGTCTCTGTAGCCAATGGAGTTAGGGTGTCAAGTAGTGCTGGGAACACTGATCGGATTCTTTGGCGCGGCATTCGGGAGCGTGGGCGGCGTTGGAGGTGGTGGGATCTTTGTGCCAATGCTGACTTTGATAATTGGGTTTGATCCAAAGTCATCAACTGCAATATCAAAATGTGAGGATCTTACACCGTCCTCCTGTGTGCAACTGCGCATGCTCTGAAGTCTGAAAGACGTTCATGCTGTCCCTACAATTTGATTTCTTAAGTTTATTTACTATGCGGCGCTTTAGTTGGTGATTCACGTCATCATCACGTGTGCCTTGGTCTGCATTCGTATGCTATCTTGCTTGTCCACTTGTCATTATGTTTGTTCCTTAGCGAAGTGAGACTGAAAAATTAGGATGCTTAATTAGATGTCCTAAAGTGGGTAGTTTGTGTTATTCCCTCTCTGACTCTGTTCTTTTGTACTAGGCAAGTTGTTCTGGTGGTTGCTAGTCATAGATTCatgtgcacatggattcctcTTTTCGCCTTTGTATATCAAAGTGATGTTTATTTAAGACTATAAATAGGGAATGTACGAAGATGAAAAGGTTGTACAACAACTGCACTTGGAATATCCATGAACACAGTCTAAATGTATAGAAGTGTATATACAGTTCCTTCATTTCTTGGATTTATTTTCTACTTACCTAACTTGCTGCCTCGACATTTCTGTAAGTTTAATGAGATATTCTAATATTCGGGACAGGTATGATCATGGGTGCAGCTGTCTCAACTGTCTACTACAATCTCAAGCTTAAACATCCAACGTTGGATATGCCAGTTATTGACTATGACCTTGCCCTGCTCATTCAGCCTATGTTAATGCTTGGGATCAGCATTGgtgttatttttaatgttatatTCCCTGATTGGATGGTCACGGTTCTCCTCATTATTCTTTTCCTAGGTGCTCAGTTCATCCCAATATGTTTAGAATTGCAGATCTAAGTGCTCATTGATAACCTTAGTTTGCATCTCCGAATTCTAAACCACAGGCACATCAACTAAAGCctttatgaagggtgtagagacatggaagaaagaaacaataatcaaaagggtattttttatttcaattaCCTTACTATCTTTATGAACAGTGGCTACCTATCTTCCATGCTTTTATTTGCACTGTTATACTAATGGaactattttaatttcttcCAGGAGGCCGCAAAACGATTGGAGCAAGCCAGTAAGAAAGCTAGAAATCTTCCATGCTCATCTGTCACAAAATGCAAAGTATCTCACTTATATTTTCCAACTTTTCAGGTGAAGAACCAGAATATGAACCCCTTCCTACTGGACCAGGTGCTGCAGCTGATACAAAAATGCCATCAGACGAAGCGGTAAATTAACATCTGATGTTGATATTCATGATCGCCTGAATTTGTGGAACCATAAAAATAAgcatattaaatttgaaatttttctcCAATATTTCAGGCATCACTTATGAAGAACATTTACTGGAAGGAGTTTGGCCTTCTTACATTTGTTTGGATCTCATTCCTTGTTCTTCAGGTCACAAAGGTGATTATTTCAACAGAAAACTGCACATAAATATAGTTATCAGTCTCAACGGTGATTATTTCAACAGAAAACTGCACATAAATATAGTAATCAGTCTCAACTTCATCTAGTTTTTCAGTTTCTCACCAATTGTTGGCCTGCAATTCACACATATTCTTATCATTTTCTCTTCCTCCTTTTTTACCCTTTTTGGGCAAGTGTTCTTTATCTTCTGTCTTTGCTGCATGATGATGTCATCATCGTTTATCTATCTATTCATATAATATCACAAGAACGGTGGAAGGTGGAAGAACAGCCATTTAGGATTAACATTGTTATATGTATTGTATAGCTAGTTGTGTATTTACCCTATTCTAGAGGGTGTTTTCTGCACTTTGTATGGTTAGAGTCATGTATATTGTTGGCCCATTTGGTCCATTGGAATCCAAGGTCCAATTATCCAAACAAACATAATTCCTAATTATATTGGTCAAATCAATTGTACAATTAATTCCACCCTGtcgttttttttcatgaaccACTAGGGAAAATCttactttttcatgaaataaaaagaagataagcataaaattgatattattatGTTGCTTAGAAATGTGGTGTTGAGTATGTTTTCAAGTTGCCTTAGCACTAACTTCTTCAACAGTAACACTTTAATGTTCTATTCTATTGTTGCAGAACTACACAGCTACTTGCTCCAGTTGGTACTGGATATTAAACCTTCTTCAGGTACTTAAATAACTTCACATACCCCCATGctgatgtttttatttatcctTCAGAACACTAAAACCAAGAAAATGCAATTCTAAAAATGGTGGACCAACATCAGATTTTTGAACTACCTCATATATTGatcctctaaaatttgaaacttgTTTTCAGATTTATGGATTAGCtcatgataaatatatcttgaCATGTGTATgcttgtttatgttttttattttctctaagAATCTTGCATGTAAACTACCCAAAATTACAGATTCTCAATCATCTTAATATAGCTTTTGAAAAGCAGGGCCTTCCGgccttttctctaaaaaaaattacagattcAAAATCTTCCAGATATGAATGTAGAATTTCACACTGCTTGCTGGACTAGTTTTCATACCAGAcccttgttttgttttctacaACTTTGCCTGTATATAATAAAAGATGGATAGTCTATAGATTGCCCATACATCATTTAGGAAGAGTAGTATGAAAAATCTTTCTACTGGTTGGATGTAGATCCCAGTATCAGTAGgagtgactttgtatgaagcACTGGGCCTGATGAGCGGGAAGAGGGTGCTGTCATCGAAGGGTACCGAACAAACTACACTGAAATTTCACCAGCTCTGCATATATTGCTTCTTCGGTATTACTGCCGGAGTCGTTGGTGGCCTTCTAGGTCTTGGAGGTGGCTTTATCATGGGTCCACTGTTCTTAGAGCTTGGGATCCCACCCCAGGTACAGTCCACACCTTGTTTGTCGAGTACATGAAAAGAGTATATGCTTTGGCAATAACATCTTCTTAACTGGAACTATAGGTCTCAAGTGCAACAGCCACCTTTGCAATGATGTTCTCATCTTCCATGTCTGTTGTTGAGTACTACCTGTTGAACCGGTTTCCAGTGCCCTATGGTACTCTATTCTATATGGTTCACCTCTTCTATCTTGCAGCCATTGCAGGAATAACCATTAACTAAATCAATTTCTTGAACTTTTATTCAGCTTTGTACTTTGTTGCTGTGGCATTCATCGCTGCCATTATCGGCCAGCACGTTGTCAGGAGGTTGATCAATTGGTTAGGGCGGGCATCACTCATCATCTTCATTTTGGCTTTCATGATCTTCGTCAGCGCAATTTCTCTTGGTATCATTTTCTTTACCTTACTATTATTATTCATCTAATTCCATTGCCTGGACAATATGACTCACATGTTGTCATGTTTTTTCCCTTTATCCGCAGGTGGAGTTGGCATCTCAAACATGATTCACAAGATCCAACAACATGAGTACATGGGGTTTGAGAACCTTTGCAAATACGAGGCGTAAGAAACAAGCAGGCTTAGAAGAAGCGAATAATGCCACATCCGTTTCTCTAGCAGCATCAGACCTGTGTTGAAGAATGGAGCATTCCAAGATTCAGTTTTCTACCCATGTGACCCAAGACAATTTGGTTGTGCATCAGTTTGGAGGGGAGACTGCCATGGATTAGAATTCCAAACAATTTTGGAGCACAAGTTTTAAGTCGGTACAGCGTGTATCACATATTCGCATTGTATGAATCTTCCTTACTGAAGTATAGTTCTGCCAGAGAATATCATCCTTAGCCTCCTAGATGTGCATTCTCTGTCAAAAACATTCATCAAATTCATCTTCAGATGGTGCATAGATACCGTAATTTAGAACTGTGCTGTCATTGCCACTTTATGTgccaataataaaaaaaaaactttattggATGGGTCTGACTCTGGAAGTGGTAAATACTTTCATCATGATGCCACACTAGCAAGTCCGAAAGAGCCCCCTGCGTGTTATCCAAAAAAACCGCAGCTGAATCTATGAATAATCTGATCTCATCTCTAAAAAGAACAAACCACAAAAAGATGGTCACTCCTGATACGATGAGATCGGGAGGAGAGAACCTGATGCTTACTTTCCTGAGCATCTCTAGCAAAGCATAAGATCCTTGATTCTACTCCACCTGATAAACCAAGAAGGATCATTCTCACAGAACCTGCAACTCCATTCTCTCTTCCAGTTCCAGCTGCGAGCCCAGCAACGACTCCGGCCGCCAACTCGCCGGCGAGATgagcggccgccggccggatGGGAGCTACGGGCCGGAGTACGGCCCCCAGCCTCTTGAGCAAGACCATGGATTGTACCATCACTGGCCATCCAGGGGGAGAGCTCCATGGCCTCTCTACCATGGCAGGGTAGCAACTGCTAGCAAACTCTTTTTTTAAGATCCTCCTCtctttgcaaagaaaaacaaagatcaGATTTTACAGGTTGCAATTTCTTTCTTCTGTATGTATTCTGCATATGAATTGAAGGTTCCTCAATGGATGCATGAGGATGCAACTgctgtatttctttttattctgTTTGTGACTTTAACAGCATGCTTTTGGGTATTGATCCAGGATTATCCTGGGAGGACACTGGAGCAAAGGGTGACAAGAGAACCTTTTGGATTTTCCAGGTACAGACTCCAACAAGACTCTCTTTTCCATTTGAGCTTCACTGCCTATGTGTTACTATATTGAAGAGATGCCCTGAATCCATTAGTTCATGATCTGTTCAATGATAACTGTTTGACACTATTTGCGTCATTCAGAATCCTCCACATCAATGGCAGTAACCTGAGGCCGCGACAAGAGAACCCTGGACTCACTGGTGCCGAGTTCGAGAAGGCGATGGAGCAGCTCAAGAAGCAGGTATACATGCCGTCAGACCTTCAGAAGACTGCTGCTGCCTCCAAGACAGGAGGCAGAGGACTCTCACATACAAAGAATGCAAGATCTGAGCCAATTCCAAACAACATGGAAGAGGAGAAGGCATGTACCATATGTTTGGAGACATTCCTGGCCGGGGAGAAGGTGGTGGCCACACCCTGCAACCACATTTTTCACCAGGGGTGTATCACCCCCTGGGTGAAGGGGCATGGCAGCTGCCCAGTGTGCCGGTTCATGCTATGCGAGAGGAACGCCGTCTCCGACAACAGCCACAGCAGCGTTGGAGAGGTCGAGGTGGATCTGGACCTGCTGGAGATGATGAGGGCCATGGAGGAGGTGTTCAGCCGGGTCACATTCTCAAACTTCATGCCATACCATTAGATGAATCAGCAACAGGTCATGAAGACATGAATGTATGGTAATTCCTCTATTACTACCATGGGTGTGCTACTAACTTGCATAATATTCCACTAAGAATTTCAGCAAGATTTCCTACCTAGCAATCTTGTCACACTGCATTGTGAAATCAGATAATGCAGAGAAATACTACAGGCAGTAAGATGACTGATCAAATGCATTAGAGGTAAGGCAACAGAGCTAATAGTACAAATTGTGGCGTGTATTTGTTCTGAAATACATATTGTACCACACCAAAACATGTATCAGACTACAGGATACTGAAATTTCTAAAAACCATTTTAAAGATTTTGAACtcatatcaaatatttctAAGATTCATGTTTAAGGTAGCACCAACAGCAAGGGATACATAGACTTCATCTAAGGTGGTGGATGACGGCCAAGatgcaagaaaaatattatcctaACAAGAAGAGACAAAATTTAAGCTGATGATTACCCAGAGCATGCTTAAAATCTTTTATCAAGCATGCTTTCAACTACCAGGACACTCAAGGGGTTTTTCTCATTTACAAATGTTTACATCAGTAGGTCTTTGTACAACTGCTCTTCAGCTGTCTTGAATCAGGTTGGTTGGTTCACTCAAAACATACTTGGGCAGTTCATACTTAGCACCTGAAATATTAATGGCCGTATTAGACAATAAGACAACCTAAAGGTATAAAGAACAGCAATTTATGGAAGATCAAACCTCTTTCATCATAGCAGAGAGTCAGATCAGTATTAGAAACAATTATGCCTGCGCTTTCCACAATTGCCTGTGCAAGGGACACTTCAGACTCTGCCGCAACACGCAGGGCATCCCAGATTTCTAAGGAAGGCTTAGTAAGTGTAAGAATTACTTATGTGTATAATGATAGAAGCTAAAGTTATACATctaagcagagagagagagagagtagtaCCTTTCCGACCACCATAGTGAGGAGCTGTGTCCCAAAACTCCTCACGCATCTTACTGAGCTGGACCATTGTTATCGGTTGCGGGTGCTTCCAGGGCTTTGGCTTCCTAATTTTCTTAGTAGTATCTGCATATTATTCAATAAAACTCATCATACGAGATGGAGAGTTTACCAAGCCCTTGGAAGTCTTAATGAAAGGTAGCTGATAATATACTGTAGCGAATTTCGTATTGCTTAAGTAACACCagtttatttgaaataaatgagTATATGTAACACTAACATGCATTGATGCATATGAACACAATAAGATATAAGTCAAATACTTTCTCTGTATCAATTTAGTGAAAAGCTTACCTTAAATGTGCCTTTGTACCATTGATCTTGTCGCATATTATCTATTATCAACTACTTATTTACAATGTGGCTAACAGAAATTGCCACATTAGCTAGTGCAAACAATAAATTTACCGACAGCAAAGTAACTAACTACAACTTAATAGGAATGAAATAACACAGACCAGAATCATCCAATCCCAGCATCTCACAGTTTAAACAGATATACAAACCAAGCTACAAACACATACAGATGGCCA
This window harbors:
- the LOC102715605 gene encoding ubiquitin domain-containing protein 1-like, with the protein product MGCAGSTPMGAEADTTKKIRKPKPWKHPQPITMVQLSKMREEFWDTAPHYGGRKEIWDALRVAAESEVSLAQAIVESAGIIVSNTDLTLCYDERGAKYELPKYVLSEPTNLIQDS
- the LOC102715329 gene encoding sulfite exporter TauE/SafE family protein 3-like, whose protein sequence is MGRRTWWHAIAALGVAAVAVAADRGFSVTGAAAAAAAVTTPEEMGLLRKVANFLWQTDGNSYHHVWPPMELGCQVVLGTLIGFFGAAFGSVGGVGGGGIFVPMLTLIIGFDPKSSTAISKCMIMGAAVSTVYYNLKLKHPTLDMPVIDYDLALLIQPMLMLGISIGVIFNVIFPDWMVTVLLIILFLGTSTKAFMKGVETWKKETIIKREAAKRLEQASEEPEYEPLPTGPGAAADTKMPSDEAASLMKNIYWKEFGLLTFVWISFLVLQVTKNYTATCSSWYWILNLLQIPVSVGVTLYEALGLMSGKRVLSSKGTEQTTLKFHQLCIYCFFGITAGVVGGLLGLGGGFIMGPLFLELGIPPQVSSATATFAMMFSSSMSVVEYYLLNRFPVPYALYFVAVAFIAAIIGQHVVRRLINWLGRASLIIFILAFMIFVSAISLGGVGISNMIHKIQQHEYMGFENLCKYEA
- the LOC102715879 gene encoding E3 ubiquitin-protein ligase SIRP1-like — protein: MSGRRPDGSYGPEYGPQPLEQDHGLYHHWPSRGRAPWPLYHGRDYPGRTLEQRVTREPFGFSRILHINGSNLRPRQENPGLTGAEFEKAMEQLKKQVYMPSDLQKTAAASKTGGRGLSHTKNARSEPIPNNMEEEKACTICLETFLAGEKVVATPCNHIFHQGCITPWVKGHGSCPVCRFMLCERNAVSDNSHSSVGEVEVDLDLLEMMRAMEEVFSRVTFSNFMPYH